One genomic window of Salvia miltiorrhiza cultivar Shanhuang (shh) chromosome 4, IMPLAD_Smil_shh, whole genome shotgun sequence includes the following:
- the LOC131021741 gene encoding RNA-binding protein P-like yields the protein MAKTKARKRKPSKKSEAAPTTPKICKKIKKQKKSKLPKSEPHDSDSDSDPNTKIQTLLEPLSKDQLIALVIDLSSSNDQLRSLVKSAADQDIGHRKIFVHGLGWDASRELLEPVFRAYGEIEELNVVSDRATGKCKGYGFITFKSMKSAKKLLKTPTIQVGNRVTSCQLASEGPPGPATAGIVSKKQFSASDYPQRKIYVSNVPLNASPEKLRVFFEKFGEIENGPKGMDPTTGRFKGYAIFVFKTLEGAKKVLEEPVKFFEGCQLHCRKAAEGKGQVASGAASITTALQPVQPQMLAAVAAAQQAQNMALLGQQAGLVNPLYGGGLITNANLGALMGGYYGMMGGGVQGLGLGAYGGVSGGGNNGSSGAMLQGLQYAYPSVRTGQSSSSLAKAPGAGGINYSQTH from the exons ATGGCGAAAACCAAAGCGAGGAAACGAAAACCCTCGAAGAAGTCGGAGGCGGCGCCTACAACTCCTAAAATCTGCAAAAAAATCAAGAAGCAGAAGAAATCCAAGCTCCCTAAATCAGAACCCCACGATTCAGACTCAGATTCCGATCCCAATACCAAAATCCAAACCCTACTAGAACCTTTGTCCAAGGACCAGCTCATTGCTCTCGTAATAGACCTCTCCTCTTCCAACGACCAACTCCGCTCCCTCGTCAAATCCGCCGCCGACCAAGACATCGGCCACCGCAAAATATTCGTGCACGGCCTCGGTTGGGACGCCTCGCGCGAATTACTTGAGCCCGTTTTTAGGGCTTACGGCGAGATTGAGGAGCTCAATGTGGTGAGTGATCGGGCTACCGGAAAATGTAAGGGTTACGGTTTCATTACGTTTAAATCGATGAAATCTGcgaaaaaattgttgaaaaccCCTACGATTCAAGTGGGAAACCGTGTAACCTCGTGCCAATTGGCGTCGGAGGGCCCGCCTGGCCCTGCCACGGCCGGGATAGTTTCGAAGAAGCAATTTTCTGCGTCGGATTACCCGCAGCGGAAGATTTATGTGAGTAACGTGCCGCTGAATGCGAGCCCGGAGAAATTGCGGGTTTTCTTCgaaaaatttggagaaattgagAACGGGCCCAAGGGAATGGATCCGACGACGGGGAGATTTAAAGGGTATGCTATTTTCGTATTCAAGACTTTGGAAGGGGCTAAGAAGGTGTTGGAGGAGCCGGTTAAGTTTTTTGAAGGGTGTCAGCTGCATTGCCGGAAGGCAGCTGAGGGGAAGGGTCAGGTGGCCAGCGGGGCAGCGTCTATAACGACTGCTTTGCAGCCGGTGCAGCCGCAGATGCTGGCTGCGGTGGCGGCAGCTCAGCAGGCGCAGAATATGGCTTTGCTGGGGCAGCAGGCAGGGCTTGTGAATCCTTTGTATGGTGGTGGTTTGATTACTAACGCAAACCTGGGTGCGCTTATGGGTGGGTATTATGGGATGATGGGGGGAGGGGTGCAGGGCTTGGGATTAGGCGCCTATGGTGGTGTTTCTGGTGGTGGCAATAATGGGTCGAGTGGAGCGATGCTTCAGGGATTGCAGTATGCATACCCAAGTGTACGGACTGGGCAATCTTCTTCATCCTTGGCTAAGGCTCCAGGGGCTGGTGGAATCAATTACTCCCAAACTCATTG A
- the LOC131023450 gene encoding LRR receptor-like serine/threonine-protein kinase GSO2, with protein MPQHHRPPYSLGGEKIFPPRHLDRSIHNPNFCAWRGVSCSGGSVVALNIANCSMRGSISPALAVLPNLLHLNLSSDHLSGPIPPALSNLSSLESLLLLSNQLSGPITPQLGSLLNLCLLRIGDNYLTGFIPPQLANLHNLVALGLASCSLTGPIPPQLGMLPNLQTLLCSRTSWRDLSSLSSPRCCGSASHWRGHKTAAESVSGELGEEERCGSHHQ; from the coding sequence ATGCCACAACACCACCGACCTCCATATTCTCTTGGAGGCGAGAAAATCTTTCCTCCACGACATCTAGACCGGTCCATCCACAATCCCAATTTCTGTGCATGGCGAGGCGTTTCGTGCTCTGGCGGCTCTGTGGTGGCTCTCAATATCGCAAATTGTTCTATGCGAGGGTCCATCTCACCGGCTCTCGCCGTCTTACCCAACCTGCTCCACCTCAATCTTTCTTCTGATCACCTCTCCGGCCCCATCCCACCTGCTCTCTCCAACTTATCTTCTTTGGAATCTCTACTCCTCCTGTCCAACCAACTCTCCGGCCCCATTACTCCCCAACTCGGCTCCCTCCTCAACCTCTGCCTCCTTAGAATCGGCGACAATTATCTCACCGGCTTTATTCCGCCGCAGCTTGCCAATCTTCATAATCTGGTGGCTCTTGGTTTGGCCTCTTGCAGCCTCACCGGTCCCATTCCGCCGCAGCTAGGTATGCTGCCCAACCTCCAGACCTTGCTTTGTAGCAGAACCAGCTGGAGGGACCTATCCTCCCTCAGCTCGCCAAGGTGCTGCGGATCGGCATCACATTGGAGAGGTCACAAAACCGCCGCTGAGAGTGTTTCCGGCGAGCTTGGCGAAGAAGAaaggtgtgggtcccaccaccaatga
- the LOC131021742 gene encoding uncharacterized protein LOC131021742: MTRASKRKSDNQTSAPVKTARVDSVRSASSKAAKKVEERIDELYTKYANQSSCVIDPEGVEALCSDLKVDCTDVRILVLAWKMNAQKQGYFTQDEWRRGLKTLKADTITKLKKSLPELEKEALKSENFDDFYRYAFRYCLTEDNKKCLDIETACVLLQLVLGVQYQDQVDSFIKFLKSQSDYKVINMDQWTNFFRFCQEISFPDLNNYDTDEAWPLILDNFVDWTKRQENVVSA, translated from the coding sequence ATGACTCGCGCCTCCAAGAGAAAATCGGATAATCAAACCTCTGCGCCTGTCAAAACTGCCCGCGTCGACTCTGTTCGTTCCGCATCCAGCAAAGCTGCAAAGAAAGTGGAGGAACGTATTGATGAACTTTACACAAAATATGCTAATCAGTCGTCATGTGTGATTGATCCAGAAGGGGTTGAAGCATTATGCTCTGATTTAAAGGTGGACTGTACTGATGTTAGGATATTGGTGCTAGCTTGGAAAATGAATGCTCAGAAGCAGGGATATTTTACCCAGGATGAGTGGCGAAGAGGGTTGAAAACTCTTAAGGCTGATACAATAACTAAATTGAAGAAGTCATTGCCAGAACTTGAGAAAGAGGCCTTGAAGTCAGAGAATTTTGATGATTTCTATAGATATGCCTTCCGTTACTGCTTAACGGAGGATAACAAGAAGTGTCTAGACATTGAGACCGCCTGTGTATTATTACAACTCGTTTTAGGGGTCCAATATCAGGACCAGGTAGATTCATTCATTAAATTTCTTAAGAGTCAAAGCGACTACAAGGTAATAAACATGGATCAATGGACAAATTTCTTTCGATTTTGCCAAGAGATAAGCTTTCCAGACCTTAATAATTACGACACGGATGAAGCTTGGCCATTAATTCTGGATAATTTTGTTGATTGGACGAAACGACAAGAAAATGTGGTTAGTGCATGA